TTGCCGATCAGCCTTTATGCCTTCGAGAGCGGTGATAGAGCGCTCCAAGAGTGGGCCAAACCGCCCCGCCAGACGCTCATCCAGGGCAGAAGAAATGGATATGGCAAGATCGGTATTGAATCTCTCAAGCTGTACCGTTTGCCGTTTCGATTCGCTGAGATTTTCCTGGGTCAGGCCTTCTATTGTTACTCGTTCCAGATGGGCATCGAGAATGTCACACCATTCTTCTATCCCGACTTGTATTTTGTATAGCCATGATTTCATTTTCCAAGAAACGATCAGCGAGAAAAACAAACCAACTAAGGAAGTTGAAAATGCCAATGACGCGCCACCCAATAGGTTCGACAAGGCCCCCCTCATTAGCTCAACTTCGGCAGAGACAAGTCCCGCCCTCGCCAAAAATATGCCGATAGTTAAACCAACAAATGTTCCCAGAATTCCCGTTCCAGTAAGGTAATTGGGGAATTCATTATAGAAACGAAGATCTACATTATTCTCGACAATGGTTGTAAAGTTAAAAAAGTAGTTCGAGTCAACGGTCGATTTAATTTTCTGGGTTTCATCTTTATGAGGATAAACCAGAGCCTTCTTAAATTCCGTCCAGGACGGCTCGATGGCCGGTGTCGCCGTAGCAAAGGCATTAAAATCCTCAAAGCCTTTGACGAAGGCTTCAGAACACTCGATTGACTTTATCTTCTCTTTCGCTTTTTCGACGAGAACCTTGAGCGGCTTTGTCTTCCGCCGGAAACCCAAGTAGTAGGCGGAGAGGGCCCAAATGATGATAATCAGACACCAGCCGACGGCTAATGCGGCCGTCCAGCCAAACTCTGCGTACTTTTCAACAATCCACTCCAGCATTTCACCTCCACATCAATTCACATTGACAAACAACCAAATCACTTCGGCGGATGAGCCAGGCTGGGATCGCCGGGGGGCGGATCCAAGCGGGTCTTGTATGGCTTGCCGGTCTTCATGGCCGCGGCCATCTCGTCGTAGATTTCGAGGATGACGCGCTTGGTGCGGTATTCACCGTGCTTTTTCTCGTCTTTACGTTTCACGATGGGGAAAGTGTCCATGATGTAATCGACGTCGTCGCGGTTGATGCCGTAGAGATGAAAGTAGGCGGCGTCGAGCTCGCAGCGGATGAGGAAGCGGCGGGCGGGATCATAGCGGAAGGGCGGATGGTCCAAATTGAATTCTTTTGCATAATGACCGAGTTCATTTGCTACATATATCATTTCTAAGGATCTGGATCCCACCCACTCGCCAAGATCAATGAATGTATCCCTATTCTTTGAATCATAATCAGAGGGGTCGAGAGTTGGAAATTGGTTGAGATAATTATAGGTCAAATGTATACCGCCAATCTTCTGTCTTGCTGCATAGTCGAGCGCAAATGTTGACAAGTTTGCGAGAAGATCAGCGACTTTTCCCCCATGTCGTAGCTGAATTAGCAGAAGGGGACAAGTGTGCCCCACCCCCACCCTTGGCACAACCCCCGCAATCACCGTCCGCTCATCCGTGCTCCGGCAAATATCCCGCCAGCCCAGCAACCACCCCCGATCCCATTTCCCCGCCAGGCGCTGTTCCACCTCCGTTTCCGCCACCCAATAGCGCGGCATCGGCGCGTAGTTGGGGTCTTGCAAGCGCGCCAGCGGGACGTCGGGAAGCTGGGTGCTCTTGGAGTCCTCCGGCAGATCGGCGTAGTCGCCGAAACGGTGGTTGAAATGATGAATCATCTTCGCTTCGTACAACGGCAAGTACCGCTCCTTCCCCCGCGCAAAGATGTTCCCCTTCAGCTTGAAGCCGGCGCCCTCGAGTTCGTCCCGGGTGCGGAAGAGGCCGGAGTCGTTGGACATATGAAACATCGTCGCAAAACGAATCCCCCACGGGTTCTCCTCCGGCCGCCCATCCCGCGCCTCGCGGATCAATACCGGCACCCGCTGATAGATCCCCTTGGTGATCTCGGCGTCGCGCCGCGTCCGGAAGATCGGGCAGGTGCGCGTGTTGGGATTCAGCAGCTCCAGGTCTTCGGCCGACAAGGTGAAACGCCGGTTCTCCTCGCGCAGATCGGAGACCTGGTGCGCGAAGAAGACAAACTCGGCCCCCTCACCGGCCGGCCGCCCCGACCCGGCCAGGGTGAGGAGGCAGAATTTATAGCTGCGATGAACTCCCTGAAATATCCCATTCCGGTTTTCAAAATCGTAGAGGCTCACCAGCGAGCGCTTGTCCATCAGATCCTGAAAGAAAAACTTCGTCGTGTCGTCCGTCGCAATCCCCGACGGAACAATACAGCCCGAGCGCCCGGCCGGACCGGCCAGATCCCGGATGAGTTCAGCGAAGACGGCGTAGGTGTTGACGTCGCCGCGGCCGCCGAGCGGGTAACGCGCCGAATCGCGAACGATGTGGCTGGCCCCCTCGGCTTCCCGCTTGGCTTCCTGGAAGGCCTGCGACAGTTCGGGATTCGTCTTTATCAATTTATTGATCAACCGGCCGCGGGCGGCGGCGTTGGGGGCGGTGGCGACCTCCGGGTCCCGCGTGGCGAAGAATTCCTTTTCTTGTAATTTGATCCGCTCCCATGGTGGATTCCCCAGCACCGCGTCGAATCCGCCCGACCAGCCGCACTTATCATTCGAGGGCCGCTCCGATCCTTCCGGCACCTGAAAGACCTCGGGGAAGGCGAGATGCCAGTGGAAGAATTGGTAACGCTCCCGCAGCCGCTCGATCTCATTCACGACAGAACGCGCCACCCGCTCGGGGTCGGCCTCGATCCGCCGGAAGAGGTCCGAGGTAATGCCGTGCGCCGAAGAGGATCCGGCCGCGTCGCCGTCCAATGCTCCGCCGGGGGCCGATCCGTCTTTCTTCCAGACGAAGGCGGCGCACCAGGCGTCGGCGGCGAGGCGTTTCTCACGATACGCGGCCGACGCCACCGTCTCCTGATAGAGCCGCCTCTTCTTCTCGTGCGCGCCGGGCGAGTCATCGGCCGCGTCGCGCAGCAGTGAGAAGGTGTCCGACAGCGCCCGCATCCCCTTGGGCGGAGCCTCGCGGAAGAGCGATTGCTGGCCATGGCGCTCCACCTTGTTTTGTTTCTTCAAGGCGGCGCAGATCTTCTTGTCGTCCCCCTGGATCGGCTTGAAAGCGTCGTCGGGAATGCCATCGGCCATGAGGGCCGGGGTCGCGCCGAGCAAAGAGTTGCCGCACTGGATATGATGATCCAAGAATGTTAAAGTCTTGCCCGGCTCCAGCGCCTCCATCCAGAGATTGATCTTGCACAATTCCACCGTCATCGGATTGATGTCGACGCCGTAGATGCAGCGGCCGATCACATCGCGGATCGCGCTGCGGCGGGCCTCGGCGGAGGGCTCCTCCTCATCGGTTCTGACGGCGGCGAGGCGTTTGGCGAGGCGCTGCGCGGCGGCGACGAGGAAATGCCCCGATCCGCAGGCCGGGTCGCAGATCTTGAGATCGAGCAGGGCCTGCTCGGCCGCGGCGGCGTCTTTCTTCGCGACGGCGTCGTCGGCGACGGGGTCGAGGGCCGAGTCGAGCAGGCAGCGGATCAGCTCGGTCGGCGTGTAATACGATCCGGTCGTCTTGCGGTCGCTGCCGGCGGCGATATCGAGGCGGAAGATATGGCCGCCGTTCACCGTGGGGTGCTGTTCGAGCAGCGACTCGTAGACCGATCCGAGCTCTTCCGCGCCGAGGTTGCGGTAATCGATCGGCCGGCGCCCATGCCCATCCTCCATATAAGAGAGGTGGCGGATGGCGTCCAGCAGGTCGCGGTTGCCGATATCCGCCGTTTCCAAATCGCGGATCGCGTCCGGGGAGAAGAGAAATCCGCCCAATGCGGGAAGGCCCAATTCACCGCAGGCGTCATGCAGGCGGGTGAGGACCTCTTTCAGGCCCTGGTAGAGATCGGCGTGGTTCGATCCGCGGATCCGGTCGGCGAGGCGGCGCAGGCGCTTGGTTGAATAATGTTCGCGGTAGATCTCCTGGATCGCGGCGGCCGTTCCGGGCATGAGGAGCAGCTCGCGGTCCTCGGCGACGAAGAGAAAGAGCAGGCGGTAGACCATGCGCAGGATCTGGTGGTAGTAATCCTCGACCGCGCCGTTTCCGGCGGCGATCCGCTCCCGCAATGTTTCATTTTTCGGATGGCGCAGGAAGCCGGTTCCCAGCGCCTCGATCGCCTGCTCCACGCCGTCGCGCAGGTGGTCGAGGACACGGCTCCCCTCCTCGACGGCGGTCTGGTACCAGCGCTCCAGCCAGCACTGCTCCGGGCGCTCCCCCTCGGGGACCTCGATTCGCGATTGATGCGCCAGCATCCAGAACAGCACAAAGTCGGAGTAGACCTCCCCCTCCATCATCGCCTGCAGGTCGAACTCGATGTAGGCGGCGCGGCTGAGGCTGACATTGTCGCGCAGGATGCGCAGGCTGAGGCCGTTTGAGGCGAATCCCCAAAGATAGTCGTCCGATCGGTTGAGGAATTCCTGAATGAGGCTGTGGGGGCTGACGCGGGCGGCGCCGCGCACGCCGGTCGAGCGCCGGTCGAGCGGCCGGCGGAACGAGACGAGGTGGATCGGCGTCTGGTCCCAGAGATGGCTGATGGCGTAATGGCGCCCCTCCATCTCGATGGCGCGCTGCGGGCGCAGGCGGCCGTAGCCGAGCTCCTGGAAGAGGATCAGCAGCCAGCGCTCGCGGGTGAGGCTCGTGCCGGAATCCGATTCGGGCAGATTCTCCATCGCCGCGCTGAAACCGCTCCAGGCGCCGAGCAGACGGTTCCAGGCGCGGTTGGCCGCTTCGTTGATCCGCTCGCGCTTGGCCAGGTGGTAGGCGTCGGGGGTGAGGCCCTTGAGGGAGCCGTCGCCCTGGATCATCCGCTGCAAGAGGTCGGGGGGGAGAAAGGCCCCCTCGATTTTCACCGTGCTGAAGGTGTCCGTTCGTCTCGACATCGAATGTGGTTCTTTCTCCGTGCTGTTCCGTGACGCCTCTTATACAATGCCCCGCCCGCTACTCCGCGGGAAGGAAAAGATAGAGGCCCAAAACATCCGCCGGAAGCTCCGGGCGCACCTGATACGTCACTTTCTCCTTCGCCCTGTGCGCGCGGACGCGGCGGTGGGCCTCGAGGAGTTGATCGCCCCGGCTGTCCGCCTGCTTATCCAGCGCGGGGCGGATTTTGTTAAAGTCCTTGATCGCCTTGTCCAGCAAGGCGACCTGCTCTGCCTTCCCGATATTGGCGGACGGCTTGGCCGCCATCAGCCGCGCCACGGCGTCATCCGCCAGCCAGCGCGGTCCGCTTTTCGTCTGGATAAAGGCCAGCGGATGCGCTTCCTCGGCCAGCAGTTCCTTGACGCCTCCGTTCCGGCGGATCAGATGGTAGCGGAAGCGAACCAGAAGGATTGTCGTCGGATCCTCGACGTCGCGGGTGCGGATGACGCCGCAGCGGCGCGCCTTCCCCCCGCCTTGCGATTCCAGCGCCGAACTGACGACATAATCGGCCATCCCCTCGACAATGGGATGGGTGCGGCTGAGATAGATTTCGCCGGGCTGTTTGGGCAGTTTGAAACGGGCTTCGAATGTGGAGAGGCCCTCGCACGCCTCCCGCATGGGGACCGGCGCCTCCTCGAGATGGAAACGCAGGTGGCTGTTCATCGGCTCGACGTGGCCGCCGTACATCATGATCGCGTCGCGGAGGAAGCGCTCGACATCGATGCCCGACCCGACGGCCGCGCGCGCCGCCTCCAGCTCGCGGGCGACGTCGTCGACCTTGATCCCCTCCTGGGCGAACATCGTGCGGGATCGCTTCTCGCGGGCGGTGACATCGTCCCACTCCTTATGCAGCTGGTTTTTGTTATCGCGCAGGAATTCGAAACTCATCTGATCGATCTTCGAGTGGTCCCGCATCAGCAGGCCCTCGAAGATCGCCTCCACGACGGCGTTGGTGTCGACCGGAACGGGCACGGAGATGCCGAGGGAGCTGCGGATCGTTTGATGCTTGCGCAGCAGCACATCGAGGACCATCCCGTCGATGCCGTTGTCGATGCCGTAATAGGTGAGGGCGCGCACCGTCGGGCTGGCCTGGCCGTATCGATCGACCCGCCCCTCCCGCTGCTCATGGCGCGTCGGATTCCAGCTCAGGTCGTAGTGCATGACGGCGTTGAAATGCTCCTGCAGGTTGATCCCCTCGCTGAGGCAGTCGGTGCAGACGAGGACGCGGGGCGCCCCTTGCGCCAATTGTTGAACACGGATCTCCCGTTCGGCGTGCGGGATGTCGCCCGTGACGGCGGCGACATTTACATTGTTGCCGAGAAGGGCGCGCATCTGCTCCGCCACATATTCGGCGGTGGGGATAAAGCGGCAGAAGATGATCGGGTTGTAACCCTCGCGGATGAGCGTCCGGACGCACTTGACAGCGCCCTGAAGTTTTAGGTCCTGCTCGCCTTGAAGGGCATGCGCCTCCTCCGCCATCTCCCGGAGGCGCCGGCGCAGCGATGATCCGGCCTGTTTTGAGTTTGCGGCGCCATAGGGGCGTTTTGCTGCATCCGCGACGGCGGGGAGGTCCGCCTCTTCGGCATCCGTCTCATCTGATCCCGGATCGCTGCCGGGGATGACATCGAGGGCGTCCACGGCATCCGAATCTTCGAGATCCAGGATCTGGCGGCGGCCGATCTCATCCGCCTCTTCCGGCGTCTGCGTGTCAGCCGAGGAGCTGCGCGCCTGCAGCGTGGCCGCGGCCGAGGCGGGGCTGCTGGCCAGCGAACGCAGGAGGGCCAGAGCCGACCACCACCGCACCCGCTGGCGGTGGCGACCCCCGGTTTCATCGCTCACCGTCTCACGGGCATAGTCGATCACGCGGTTGAACAATTTGCGGTAAGCGGGACTCAATTTGTAATGATCTTCCGCATCCTGCCGCTGGGGAAAGACGGTTTCATCCGACATGTAGGTGCGAATATCGGCCCGGCGGCGTTGTACAAAATGGCCCGCCACCCGGCGGCGGAGGGAAGCCTGCGCGGGGCCGGCCAGATCCTCGGGAAGCCCGGAGAACTCGGGATCGAGAAACCCCAAGAGCGAGCGGAAGGCCGCTTCTTTGCCGCTGTGGGGCGTGGCGGTGACCAAAATGAGATGGCGCTGCGGATCGGCGGCGAGGGATTTGACCACGGAGTAGCGCTGATGCCGCGACCGGCTTCGGATTTCATCGTAGGAACAGGAATGCGCCTCATCAACGATGACGAGATCGGGGCAGGTTCGTATGAAATCATCGCGGCGGCGGTCGGATTTGATATAGTCGATCGACACAATGACGCGGGGGTAGCGCTCGAAGAGCGATTCCCCAAGGCGGCATTGCCGCTCGAGCCGTCGTACCGTTCCCGCCATCACCAGCTCGGTGCTGAGATGGAATTTTTCCGCCAGCTCCCTTTGCCACTGCTCGGCGAGATGCGGCGGGCAGAGAACGGCCAGGCGCGAGCCCTCGCCGCGGTCGATGAGTTCGCGCGCGATAAGAGAGGCCTCCACCGTTTTGCCGATGCCGACATCATCGCCGATGAGGAGGCGCACCGGATCCTGCTTCAGGGCCATGAGCAGGGGCACCAGCTGATAGGGCCGCGGCTCCACAGCGATTCGGCCGAAGCAGCGAAAGGGACCGGCGCTCCAGCGGATGCCGAGCCGCAGCGCGTCGCGCAGCAGCCTGCCCGAGCGGTAATCGCCGGCGTCATGGGGATCCGGCAGATCGAAGCTCGCCGGCTCGACCGGCTCGAGCGAGGTGAGGATTCCGGCGATTTCGTCGTCGACGCCGCCGAGGGGGCGCAGCAGCAGCAGCTCCTCATTCGACCCCGGCAGCACAACCCACTCGCGCCCCCTGGCTTTGACCAGGGCGCCTATCGTGAATTCCATAGTCTAAACCGTCTCCGCATTTTCATTCTGTTTGTCTTGCTGTTTTTTCGGCAGAAAGACCAGCACGGTCTTTCTCGTCCGCCGCCCGAGATATTTTCCGTCGGGTGCGTAGTCCGGCGGATAAAAAATGTCCAGCCCCCTGCCAAGAATAATCCGCCAGTCCTCCGTTTCGATATACCGGTCGTGCAACAAGGGATCGAATGTATAACTAAATTGAACGCCCTCATCATTCCAGCGAATCTTCAGGCGCTCCAGGCGCTCCCGCGATTCGGCTTCTCCGTTGACGCCGTAGCGCTCATTCAAGGCGTACATTGTTTGGAGTTCTATCGCGCATCCGGCGGGAAGACCGGCGTCCTCGGCGAATTCGATGAGATTTTGGAATTGGTATTCGGCGCGAATGTAGGGATCGACAATGCGGATCCATGCAACGCCCTTGAGATATGTCTGGAAAAGATCCCCATAGCCGACATCCCGCCGGCCGTCCTCTATCTCGACATACTCATGCGAAGGGAGCTCCGGCGCCTGCAAGCCTTCCAGCGTTACCGGAACGGCCCGCGCTATGAGGCTTCGGATGGACCGGACGGCCGTATCGGCGGCGGCGGATTGCGTGTTATAGACAATCTCCTGCTTTTCAAGCCTAGCCGTCAAAGAGGGAAGCTGATCAAGGGTCGCGAGAGTAAGAACATCTTCGCCGCCGTGGCCGAGAACGATCCGCCACTGGTCTTGTCCGGCACGGGCGCCGGCTTCGGGAAGGTGATAGACGCGGACACCCGCTTCCAGGAGGTCCATGAGCGCTTTAATCTCGAGGAAGTTTTCCCCGGTGATATGTCTCAGGTCCGGAACGGTCTCGATGATCAATTCCACAGACGGCCCGCCGCGCCTGCCGGCGTAATCACACAGGAAACGGACCCAGGGTTCACCCCGCGGCGTCTCCGAATTGTCGATCGATGCGCACATTCCCAGGATGGCGCCGCCGCCCGCCTGGGCGCGATGCTGGAGCCACGACGAGACCCGGCCGCCGCAATACCGGCGGCTTCCATCGCCGTATTTTCGCAACCGCGCCTGCATCTGAGGGCTGTTCAGATCCACGAGATGATCCAAATAGGGAATAATCATCTGCTTGTCGAGCAGTTTGTGCTCCATCTGATTTGTATAACTGCGCAGGCAGCGGTAGCAGGAATGCTCGCAGCGGCAGCCGTCCATGAGATCCCGCGCGACTTTCATGATCGCGGTCATATGTTCGGCGGCGGAACGGACATAGCCGGCGCCCCCCGGCACCCGGTCATAAAGCACAAGATCATAACATTTTTGATCGCCGTCCATCCGCCGGCTGAGGAAGCCCCCAATCTCACCGGGTTCGGCGCCGACGACCGACACCGCCGCCTCAATGCACGCCGCTTTGAGACTCGCATGAAACTTTTTTACCAAGAGCTCGGCCTCGGTGTCCGCCGGCTCCCCGGTCCCCGGTTCCCGCGCCGAACCGGATCCCGACAAGGAACCGTCGATACCCTCAAAGCGCAGGACCAGCACATCCGTTTCGAACTTATAGGCAAGATGATAGCGCCTGCCGCTTCCTCCACATATCTTCCGCCGGTCATTGATCCGCTTATGTTTGTCGAAGGATTCCTTGTTTGTCGGGCTGTGCCAATAACCGCATTCGATACATAGGTGGAAGCCCCGGCCGGCCTCTTCCAGCAGGCCGGAATTGACAATCATCAGTTCGCCGCGGCGCCGGTAGTCGTACGAAAATCCCATCTGCCGGGTGGTATCCCCATCGCCATGATCGAGCAGATAGGTATGGGTCAGATAGAAAGCCCGGTGCCGGTACTCTTCGTCGGCCCGGATGGCTTCCGCCCGTTCGGCTGTAAATGAATAGCACTCCAAAATCGGTTTGTCGTATTCCAATTCTCTGCCGCAATGGGGGCAAACAGAATCGCTTTCCTCAAATGAGACAAAATCGCACATTGAACAGGCTTTATAGGTTTGATCCAGATTCGGTGTTGAAGATCTGAAAAAATCCAAACCGATCACTTGGTATTTGCGTCCGTCCATATAAACAGTGTTGCCCGGCGCATACTCTTGAAGAGCGATTTCCATGCCCCTGAGAATGGGTTGTTTGGCTTCATCTTTCGCAATGAGGCGCGCCGCGTCGGCCGGAAAGGCATAGGACGGCAGAAAACCCTGAGCCGAGAGGTAAGAGAGGCAATACTGGGAATCGCACTGGGAGATGAGATCATGCAGGATCATCTCTTTCTGCGTGAGTTTTTTGGCCTCACTCGCTTTCCTGCCGAGCATTTTGAGCTTTTCATTGTTGATAAGGATGGCTTCATTCAATAAGCGCTGTCTTTCCACGAGCCAGGGTTGAAAGGCACTCCACAGTTGTTCCCTGAAAGAGCCCAGAATGCGCCCGACCTCTTCCGCGCCGAGCCAGGCCAAGCGTTCCGGCGCTCCCTCTTTATCTTTCCTGAAGGCCGTCATCACGGCACCGAGAATCTGCTCTTTCCGCCGATCGATTTCCTCATGCAAATGGTCCAGGCCGAGCTCCTTTTGCCCTTCAATCTGAAGCTCCGATAACCGGCCCGGCATCTCAAAATCGAGCTTTTCGAGTATCAGGGAACGGATCTGACGGCGGATGATCCTCTCGTTGTCAATGGTGAAGGAGGGCGGCTGGATCTCGCCGGATATCATCTCGACGGGACGGTCATAAAAATAGGTGTCATGGGCGCGGGCCAGGACAAAGGCATTGATGAGGGCGATGCGGTCGCGCCGCCCCGCGCGGCCGCTCCGCTGCGCGTAGTTGGCCGGTCCCGGGGGGATATTCCGCAGGAAGACGCCGGGGAGGTCACCGATATCAACGCCCATCTCCATGGTGGGCGTGCACACGAGCACATCGGTTTCACCGGATTTGAATCTCCGTTCAACCTGGGCGCGCCGGGTGCTCGAGAGATTCGCGGAATGTTCCTCCGCGATCATGCGGTAAGGCTCTCTGTACTTATAGGTCTGGATGTAATAATTCTCTTCCGGCTGCGGCTCGTAGGGCTGCAAGCTTCCCGCACACCGCCAGCGGGGGCAGACATTCCTAATGTTATGGGTGGTCACCGAACGGCAGCGGTCGCATTGGTAGGTCTTATCCGGGATCGTCAGCATGAGGCGCCGGTGATTGACCATCTGAACTTCTTGAGAGGCCTTGTCGTTGCCGATGCGCACCGGCACGATAAATTCGCGCCGGACCAGAAATTCGATGATCGCGGCCAGGATCTCCCGGGCTTGGGGCGGTTCAAAAATCCTCCCTATCAGATCCAGGAGAAAGGTCGTCCCTGTGGTGGCGGGATAATAGCCATAAACACGGTATGGCTTTCTGTCGGTGCTCCGCCGCTCAGGGAGAAATCCCACGGGCAGGGTGGACCGCCCGAAGGGATGGCGGTGGTCCTGCATCGGCTTGGCCAGCATGGGATGCGACAGGGCCCGTTTCCAGCGCATGCCGTCCAGCACGGCCGCCAGCAATTGATAAAGGTCCGCCGGGTTGAGGCCGGCCGCCTTTTGAAGCTCCAGCGCTTCCTGCGCCAGGGTCTCAAGATCCTGCTCTTTATCAAAATATCTGACACCAAGAAGACCCAGCCCTTCCAGGCTCATTCTTCTGGAACCGGTTCCGGCAATTTCTGCGAGCAGGTTTTGCTGAATGTCCTCGTATTCCGCCGAAATCTCATCGGGATTTTCAGGCCGGCGCACCTCTATCGCTTTTCGGCCGCTTTCATCCAGAATTTCCTTGGGACTGTAAATCTGGTGCTCCATCCGGTTTTCGAACAGCATCCTCTGGAGGCGTTCGATCCCCACCGGCTTGAGGCTCGATTTTCGCTCGCGTTCGAGAACCTGATAGATCAGTTGGCGGCCGATAAACTGGGAATGCTTGTGGTTCAGATACGCTGATTGAAAGGCCGTGTCCTGTCTGTTGTCGCAAAAGATCAACATTCTTCGCTGATCCGGCGTCAGATTCTGAAAGACCCCTTCAACGAGAATATTGATACTCACCATTGTCGCCGACCGGAGTGGGGTCACAATCTCCCGGCCTCCGGGAGACAATCCCTCACAAGCGGGGCACTTGTAAATTTCACCCAAATACGTCTTGGGTTGCTCGAGCCGGTGTTTCCGCTCCAAATCGGCGCCGGCTGAAGAATTCCGGCAGGAGGCGGCATCGCCGAAATGCAGCCGTCCACAGGTTATACAATACTTCGCGGCCGCTTCCTGCGTGTGGACCTCGGCGGAATCCGCATCGGTATCTTCGTCTCCGGTCTCCCGCATATCATTGAGGTTGTATGTTAAATGTACCGGCGTTCGCGCTCCTCGGGCTTCATCGGTCAATTGAATATCCGAAGGCAGGAACTCGTGCTTCTTGTGCTTGGTCGTTTTTTTGAGAACAAATCCCTGGAGGCCCTCATCCGACCGCAGATCACTGGAATAGGCTCTGAAATAATCCTGGCCGCAATTGCGGCAAACCTCGAGAGGAAGCGCACGGGATCCGCATTGCCGGCATTCATCGACAACCTCG
This sequence is a window from Candidatus Eisenbacteria bacterium. Protein-coding genes within it:
- a CDS encoding DEAD/DEAH box helicase, coding for MTQPITVVERMKSEYKSYIKTTFPVADAELRKQIHSLLDQEELLWRGPYLSLQRPYLVESKNLAEQREALGLHPALLRADEAQGASSRVAFGSWKLFRHQQKAIEQILKSHNTIISSGTGSGKTEAFFIPILNYCLQHPGPGIKALILYPMNALANDQHERFTHYLSGTGVTFARYTGDTPEDEASALNSQKELRPDGLCKEALWYRREIRNPHSLPNILMTNYSMLEYLLLRKMDRILFDENLKFVVLDEIHTYSGARGIEVACLMRRLKEHVGRLDGELICIGTSATVKGETTQPVADFAKELFGETFLPEHVTVEQYEDLPPQTEPYMPGSSEISLDDLHGLHALSDFETVEAFCRKYIAPDDRIEWAKKIALAHVQLNPNFDRTAEFLGALLSRNVVFRAIEEKLSEPNSLESVTEHLSQQFGRQLYTPAADDFPSREVEAYLLLGAKAQRSGSPMIRPKVHIFWRGLQGLYRCTNPECGFLDSEVVDECRQCGSRALPLEVCRNCGQDYFRAYSSDLRSDEGLQGFVLKKTTKHKKHEFLPSDIQLTDEARGARTPVHLTYNLNDMRETGDEDTDADSAEVHTQEAAAKYCITCGRLHFGDAASCRNSSAGADLERKHRLEQPKTYLGEIYKCPACEGLSPGGREIVTPLRSATMVSINILVEGVFQNLTPDQRRMLIFCDNRQDTAFQSAYLNHKHSQFIGRQLIYQVLERERKSSLKPVGIERLQRMLFENRMEHQIYSPKEILDESGRKAIEVRRPENPDEISAEYEDIQQNLLAEIAGTGSRRMSLEGLGLLGVRYFDKEQDLETLAQEALELQKAAGLNPADLYQLLAAVLDGMRWKRALSHPMLAKPMQDHRHPFGRSTLPVGFLPERRSTDRKPYRVYGYYPATTGTTFLLDLIGRIFEPPQAREILAAIIEFLVRREFIVPVRIGNDKASQEVQMVNHRRLMLTIPDKTYQCDRCRSVTTHNIRNVCPRWRCAGSLQPYEPQPEENYYIQTYKYREPYRMIAEEHSANLSSTRRAQVERRFKSGETDVLVCTPTMEMGVDIGDLPGVFLRNIPPGPANYAQRSGRAGRRDRIALINAFVLARAHDTYFYDRPVEMISGEIQPPSFTIDNERIIRRQIRSLILEKLDFEMPGRLSELQIEGQKELGLDHLHEEIDRRKEQILGAVMTAFRKDKEGAPERLAWLGAEEVGRILGSFREQLWSAFQPWLVERQRLLNEAILINNEKLKMLGRKASEAKKLTQKEMILHDLISQCDSQYCLSYLSAQGFLPSYAFPADAARLIAKDEAKQPILRGMEIALQEYAPGNTVYMDGRKYQVIGLDFFRSSTPNLDQTYKACSMCDFVSFEESDSVCPHCGRELEYDKPILECYSFTAERAEAIRADEEYRHRAFYLTHTYLLDHGDGDTTRQMGFSYDYRRRGELMIVNSGLLEEAGRGFHLCIECGYWHSPTNKESFDKHKRINDRRKICGGSGRRYHLAYKFETDVLVLRFEGIDGSLSGSGSAREPGTGEPADTEAELLVKKFHASLKAACIEAAVSVVGAEPGEIGGFLSRRMDGDQKCYDLVLYDRVPGGAGYVRSAAEHMTAIMKVARDLMDGCRCEHSCYRCLRSYTNQMEHKLLDKQMIIPYLDHLVDLNSPQMQARLRKYGDGSRRYCGGRVSSWLQHRAQAGGGAILGMCASIDNSETPRGEPWVRFLCDYAGRRGGPSVELIIETVPDLRHITGENFLEIKALMDLLEAGVRVYHLPEAGARAGQDQWRIVLGHGGEDVLTLATLDQLPSLTARLEKQEIVYNTQSAAADTAVRSIRSLIARAVPVTLEGLQAPELPSHEYVEIEDGRRDVGYGDLFQTYLKGVAWIRIVDPYIRAEYQFQNLIEFAEDAGLPAGCAIELQTMYALNERYGVNGEAESRERLERLKIRWNDEGVQFSYTFDPLLHDRYIETEDWRIILGRGLDIFYPPDYAPDGKYLGRRTRKTVLVFLPKKQQDKQNENAETV